The genomic stretch CGAGCGCGCGGTGATCTCCGACGCCGGCTGGTCGGGATAGGACTCGTAGGGCCTCTTGAGGCCGATGGCGAAGAAGTACTCCATGTCCCGTGCGATGCCCGCCTCCACGTCCGCCCAAGCCTGCTCCCGCGTATCCGCGAGATAGACGCTGGTGGCGATGCGCCAGTTGTCCCGGCTGACGGTCTTGCCATACTTGGCCGCCGCGGCCTCCACGGTCTTCCACTGCTCGGAGTGGGCGGGATTGCGCCAACGGTTTTTGCCCGCGGGCGACAGCAGCATCATGCCGTGCTTGCCCACCATGTCGAGGCTCCCGGAGGTTCCCCCGGAGGCCACGGCCAGCGGCATGCGCGGCTGCTGGTACGAACGGAGTTGCAGCCGCATGCCCTCGAAGCTCCAGAACTCGCCGTGGTGGTCGATGGGCTCGGGCGACTCCAGCAGGCGCACGATGACGTCCACCGACTCCGCCAGCATGGCGTGGAGCTTTTCGTTGGGCAGGCCGAAGAGCTTCTTGTCGGTGACCAGCGCGCTCGGCCCCACGCCCAGGATGGCGCGGCCGCGGGTCAGGTGATCGAGGAACGCCATGCGCTCGGCCACGTGGAACGGGTGGTGGAACGGCGTGTTGATGACCGAGGTGCCCAGGCGGATGCGCTTGGCGTGGGCCGCGGCCTTGGCCAGCGCCAGCTCCGGCGCAGGCATGTTCTCCCAGCCGCCGGAGTGGTGTTCGCCGATGAAGAACTCGTCGAAGTCCAGTTCCTCGGCGTAGTGGATGAGCGAGATGTCCCGGTCGAAGGCCAGCGCCGGATTCTCCGACGGGTCGTGGATCGGCATCATGAAGAAGGAGAATTTCATCGTGTGACCTCGTTACTGTCCTGCCCCGTCCATTGCGCCAGGAGCGTGTCCGCGAAGTCGAAGGACGTCATTGCTCGGACCGCTCCTAGGCGGCGACGAAGTAACCGCCGGTGATGGCGTCGTGCCACAGCTTGATGGCGGCCGGCGCGATGCCCTGCGGCAGTCCGTCCTCGGCCTTCCAGAAGCTGTGCACGCCGGCGCCGAAGTGCGTCAGGTGGGTCCTGGGCGCGGGCCGCATGGCCGCGAAGGCAGGCAGGATCACCTCCTTGTAGACCTCCGGACTGTGGTCGCGGCTGTCCTTGGTGATGGCGAACAGGAACGGCGGCAGCGGCGGCGCGTCCGCGCCCGACAGCTCCCGCGGGTAGCCGCGGTAGCGGGCCACCAGCGCCTCGGTCTCGTCGGCGTTCATGTCCAGGCGCTTGGCGCTGACCCTGGCGGCCTCCGTCAACGACGCCGCGATGTCGTGGGTGATGACGTACTCGGCCTTGAACTGGGGCCGCGCCCTGGCCCGGTCCCAGGTGTCGAGGATCTCCTCCATCAGCAGGGGCAGTTGCATCAACGCCGCCGGCCCCTGCTGGCCCAGGGCCTCGGGCCCGGCGTAGCGCGCCAGGTCGCGCCAGGTGCGGATGTACAGCTCGTTGAACGGGTCGCTGCGCACCGCGTCGTCGGTGCTCACGCGCTCGAAGCCGGACACCTTTCCCAGCGAGCCGCTCCAGTTGTCGCGCATGGCGCCCACGTGGCCGAACGGCGTGTGCTCGGTGGCCACCACGCCGGCGAAGTTGGGCACCCGCTGGGACAGCATGGAGACGAAGGGGCCGCCGGTGGAGTGGCCCTCGCCGTAGATGGAGAACGTTCCCTCGGGCAGGTGCCGGCGCATGGCCTCCTTCATGCCCTCCTCGAAGGCCACGGGCCACGCCGCCATGCGGTAGTAGAAGTTGGTGCCGGGCTTGGCCCGCGCCACGGTGCGGGTGCCGTAGCGCGGCCGCATGGACACGTCGCGGGCCACCTCGTACTCGTCGCGCCCGATGGGCTCGCCCTGCTTCCAGATGGGCGTGCGCACGCTGCCGTCCGCGTGGATCGTGTCATCGGGCCAGTCGCGGCTCGCGTCCGGGAAATAGAACCGCCCGGGAAACGTGGCGCTCACGACCTTGAAGCCGAACTTGCCGGCCGCGAGCATGGCCACCCGGTCCATGGTCTTTTGGTCCCCGGACCCGCCGTGGAGCAGGAAGATTCCCACCTTGCGGCCGTCGGCGCCGGCGGGAATCCGGCTCTCGTCCTCGGGCTGGTACACGGCCATGCCGATGTCCCATTCCAGTCCCAGCGCCTCGATGCGGATGATGTCCTCCTCGACGCGAACGGGGATGTCGGGCCGGGCGAGGACCGTTTCGGAGTGGCGGATGGTTTGTTCCCTGGACACGGCGGCGGGAAGGTCGATGGTTGAAGCGGACATGGGCAACCTCCGGTGGTAATGCGAGTTCCTGTCTACTATAGACGCCGGCCCGCCGCCACACGCCCGCCGAGCCGCCTTGCCGGCGGCCGGTAATCCTGTGCATATTGTCGGGGACTCCGGTTCCAGGACACCGCCGCCCATGTTTCGCTTTTCCCCCAACCCCAACGACGCGCACCGCATCCATTGGCACGACTGGGGGCCGGCCGCGTTCGAGCGCGCCCGCGACGAGGGCAAACCCGTGATGCTCTTCCTCGGCGCATTCTGGTGCGGCGTATGCCAGCGCATGGACGAGACCACGCTGTCGCACACGGAAGTCATCGCGCTGCTCAACGCCTACTTCGTGCCGGTGCGGGTGGAAGACGCCCAGCGGCCGGACATTGACGTGCGCTACAACCGGAACGGCTGGCCCACCATCGTGTTCATGAGCGCCGGCGGCGACTATCTCGCCGGCATCAACTACCTGTCGGCCACGGACTTTACCGACGTGCTGGTGCGGATTCACGTGGGGTACCAAGAGCGCGGGAACGATTCGGAGACGCAGTCCGTCGCGGCGGCTTCCGCGGGACCTGATCCACCTGCGCCGGCACCGCATCATCCTTCGGCCGAAGACCCGTCCCCCGACCCGGGTGCGCTGGACAGAATCACGGAGAACGTCTGGCGCCTCGCCGACCCCGTGCACGGCGGCTACGAGGTCGACCGCAAGTTCCCCCACTGCGAAGTCAACGAGTTCCTGCTCCTCCGCTACCAGGCCACGGACGACACGCGCTTCCTCAACCACGTGCGCCTCACCCTCTACAACATGCACCAGAGCAAGACCCACGATCCCGAGGGCGGTTTCTTTCGCTACTCGTCGAAACGGGACTGGAGCGAGCCGCACCACGAGAAGCTCTTGTCCGACCACGCCGGCCTGTTGGACAACGCCCTGCACGTGTTCGAGCTGACTCGGGAGTCCTTTTTCCGCGAGCTGGCGGAGGAATTGCTGGACTACCTCCACCGGGGATTCCGCGACCTGTCCCTGCCGTTCTTCCACGGCTGTCGCGACTACATCCGCGTCACCCCCGGCCGGGACGATCCCCCGGGTTCGCTGCCGCACAGGGACCGGGGCATGTTCTCCATCACCGATCCCTGGATGTACACCGACGCCAACGCCCGCGCCGTGCGCGCCTGTCTTCGAGCCGCCCGCACCTTGGGGCGCCAGGACTGTGCCGAGCAGGCGCTGGCGACCCTGCGCCTGCTGCTGGAGCGCTCCTGGGACGGCTCCCGCGGCGTGGCGCACTATTTCGACGACGCCCCGCGGCTGCGGGGACTGCTGGCCGACCAAGTCTGCATGGGACGCGCGCTGATCGAGGGATTCGAGACTGCGAACGAACCGCTGCTCCGGCAACGCGCCGAGGCGCTCGCGGAATTCATCCGCGTCCACCTGCGGAACCCGGCTGGGGGTTATTTCGACATCGCGGAGAAAGGCCCTGCCTACCTCCACTATCCCCTCACCCTCATCACCGAGAACGGCGCCGCCGCGCGTTTCTTCCTCAGGCTGTTCGACCTGACCGGCAAGTCCGAGCACCGGGACGCCGCCCTGTGGGCGCTCAAGTGCTTCGTCGGAGACTTCGACGACTACGGCGTGCACGCGGCGGAATACGGCACCGCCGTGGGCGAATACATGGCTCGCACCGATCCGCGGTGATCCACCCATCCAATCCAGGGGTGGATGCGTGGTTTCAACCGCTTTGAATCGCCCCGTGAATGTGGAATCATGTGCCCGACTCCGAAGGATGGAGGTCTCCGCGTGAACCTGACCCTGGCGTACCATCCGGTGCGAGCCCTTCGATTCGGCACGCACACGCGACTGGACGGAACCACCCTGGAAATCGACACCGACGAGCTGCGCCGAGTGCTGCTCGAAGACGAAGCACTGAGCGACGCCACCTTCGACCTCGCGGCTCCGGGCGAAGACTGCCGCGCCGGACCCGTGTTCGACATCGTTGAGCCCAGGGCCAAGGCGGACGGCGGCAGCCCCGACTTTCCCGGGATACTCGGGCCTCCGCTGACGGCCGGCATGGGCACGACCCACGTGCTGTCGGGCATGGCCGTGACGGTGCTGGACGAGCACGCCGCGGGCGGCTCGCGCGGCGCCGTGGGCCGGGTGCTGCAGATGAACGGACCGGCCGCGGAGGGTTCCTGGTACTCCGGGCTGCATCACCTGATCGCCATTCCCCGCGTGAAGCCGGGGACGGAAGCCCACGCCGCCAAGCGCGCCAAGCGCACGGCCGCGCTCAGGGCCGCGGTTCACCTGGCCCGGGCCGCGCTCTCGCACGCGCCCGCGGAGAGCCGGACGTTCGAGCCCGTCAACCCCGGGCCTCCGGGCCGCCCCGATCTTCCCCGTGTCGCGTACGTGGGGCAGATCTTCTCGCGCCAGCGGGCGGCCGAACTGGACGAGCCGGTGCTCTACGGACTCAACACCACCGGCATGCTGCCGGTGCTGCTGCACCCGGACGAGTGGCTCGACGGCGCGCTGGTAACCTCCTACTACACCTCCATGGGCGGCGCCGAGACCTATGGCTACCAGAACCATCCCATCATCATGGAGTTGTACCGGCGGCACCATGCCGGCGAGCTGAACTTCGTCGGCGCCGTGGCGAGCGTCGCCGGGTCGGACAACGCCGACCGCGACCGCAACTGCCGCACGGCCGCCTCGCTGGTGCAATGGGCGCTCAACGCCGACGCCGCGGTGCTCACCAAGTACGGCGGCGGCGTGCCCCACGCCGACCTGGCGGAAACCGCGCGACTCCTGGAGTCCGCGGGCATCCGCACCTCCGTCATGGTGTCGGACGTGTCACGCGACCGCCGCGTGGAGTCGGCCCTGCTGTTCAACTTTCCCGAAGTGAACGCCATCGTCTACGGCGGCGGCAACGATACCCGCTGGCAGGTGCCGCCGGCGGGCCGCATCATCGCGGCGACCCCGGCCATCGGCGAGCTCCTTGCCGGCGTCCGCGAACTCAACGCCATGAACGTGGCCGGCATCACCAACCAGCAGGGTGCGTCGCGCCTGCGGGCCGTGGTGTATTGAAATGTACGCGTCACAACTTCGAACAGGGAGGCCGTAACCATGAGGATCGTCCACTACCTGAACCAGTTCTTCGGGGGCATCGGCGGCGAGGAGCAGGCCGGGAGCCCGCTTCGAGCCATGGAGAACGCCGTCGGTCCGGGCCGCCTGCTGGAGCAGACCCTGGGCGACGGCGCCGCCGTCGTCACCACCCTGGTGTGCGGCGACAACCACGCCGTGGAGCACCAGGAAGAGCTGGTGGCCGCCGTCCTGGACCATGTACGCAACGCCCGGGCCGACCTGTTCGTGGCCGGCCCCTGCTTTGACGCGGGCCGCTACGGCATGGCCGCCGGCGCCCTGTGCACCGCCGTGCAAAATGAGATCGGCATCCCGGCCATCACCGCCATGCACGAAGAGAACCCCGGCGTCGACCTCTACCGCGAAAGCCTCTACATCGTCGACTCCGGCAAGAATGCCGCCAACATGAAGCAGGTGGTCCAACGCATGGCCGGCCTCGCGCGGAAGCGGGTGGCCGGCGAGCCCATCGGCCTGCCCGCCGAAGAGGGCTACCTGACCCGCGGCCTGATACGCGACCAGTTCGTGGACAAGACCTCGGCCGAGCGGCTCGTGGACATGGTCCTGGCCAAGGTCCAGGCGCGGCCGTTCGACACCGAGATGCCCGTGACCGCCTTCGAGCCCGTGGCCAAACCCAGGGGCGTCGACGACCTCGCCAAGGCCAAGGTCATGCTCATCACCGACGGCGGCCTCGTGCCCAAGGGCAACCCGGACAACATCGAGGGCATGGCCGCCACCCGCTGGGGCGCCTACGACATCGCCGGCGCCGACGACTTGGCGGGCGAGGACTACGAGATCTCCCACGGCGGCTACGACCCGCGCTTCGTCCAGGCCGACCCGGACCGCCTCGTGCCCCTCGACGCCCTGCGCCAACTGGAGAAGGAAGGCGTGGTCGGCCAGGTCCACGGCGAGTTCCTCTCCACCTCCGGCCTGTCCAACCCCCTGTCCAACACCCGCCGGCTGGGCCGGGAGATGGCCGAGAAGGTCAAGCGCGAGGGGGTCGACGCCGTCATCCTCACCTCCACGTGAGGCACCAGCACTCGCAGCGGCGCTGCGATCACCACCGAGCTCGAGAAGGCCGGCGTCCCCGTCGTGCAGATGACCTCCGCCCTGCCCATCGCCAAGATGGTCGGCTCCAACCGCGTCGTGCTCGGCCACGGCATCGTCCACGTGGCCGGAGACGCGAGTCTGCCGGCGGAGGAGGAAAAGGCGTTGAGGCGCAAGCTCGTGGAGGAGGCGCTGGATTCGCTGAGGGCGGAGGGGGGCGCGGACTGAGCGCGTTCGGCGTCTTCGTTTGACCCCGAAGGCATCTTGCCCGCGGCGAGGCGGGAGTGTTCGATCGTCAACCGCCCGCCGGTTCCAGCCGCGCGAGCACCCCGGGCTGCTCGTCGCTCAGGATGTACACGTAGCCGTCGGGGCCGACCCGGACGTCCCGTATGCGCCCGAGGACACGGCTGAGGATCCGCTCTTCGCGCACCACCCGCTCTCCGTCGAGCTCGATGCGGGCGAGGAGACGGAAGACGAGCGCACCCACCAACAGATTGCCGCGCCAGCCGGGGAACTTGTCGCCGTCGTAGAAGGCCATGCCCGACGGTGCGATGGACGGTGTCCATTGGTGCAGCGGTTGGGCCATGCCCTCCTTGTGGGTCCCCTCGCCGATGCGCGTGCCGATCCCGTAGTTCCTGCCATAGGTGATCACCGGCCAGCCGTAGTTGACGCCGGCGCGGATGATGTTGATCTCGTCGCCGCCCTGCGGCCCGTGTTCGTGGGTCCACAACTCGCCGGTCCACGGGTTCATGGCGGCGCCCTGGATGTTGCGGTTGCCGATCGTGTAGATCTCCGGCCTGGCCCCGGCCACGGACAGAAACGGATTGTCCTTCGGCACCCCGCCGTCCTCGGTCAGGCGGATGACGGAGCCGGCATGATCGCCGAGATCCTGCGCGCGCGGCCGGCTGCCCCGGTCCCCCAGGGTCAGGAACACGTGCCCCTTGCCGTCGAACACCACCCGGCCGCCGAAATGGCGGCCGCCGAATGACTTGGGCAAGGCCCGGAACAGGACCCGCACGTCCGTCAACCGGTGTCCGTCGAGCCGGCCCCGGGCCAGCTCGGTGCCGTAGCCGCCGGGACCCCGACCGGCGTAGGCGAGATAGACAAGGCGGTTCTCCGCGAAACGGGGATGCAACACGACATCGTGCAGTCCGCCCTGCCGCCTCTCCACCACCGCTTCGGGAAGGCCGGAGACGGGAGTCGGGTCCAGCGTGCCGTCGGCGGCCACGTAGCGCAGCCGGCCCGCCCG from Deltaproteobacteria bacterium encodes the following:
- a CDS encoding LLM class flavin-dependent oxidoreductase; this translates as MKFSFFMMPIHDPSENPALAFDRDISLIHYAEELDFDEFFIGEHHSGGWENMPAPELALAKAAAHAKRIRLGTSVINTPFHHPFHVAERMAFLDHLTRGRAILGVGPSALVTDKKLFGLPNEKLHAMLAESVDVIVRLLESPEPIDHHGEFWSFEGMRLQLRSYQQPRMPLAVASGGTSGSLDMVGKHGMMLLSPAGKNRWRNPAHSEQWKTVEAAAAKYGKTVSRDNWRIATSVYLADTREQAWADVEAGIARDMEYFFAIGLKRPYESYPDQPASEITARSAADRRDWIIGTPDDAIRHIEHMQQETGGFGGLLLTTHEWTGSQNLRRSLELFARYVMPHFRGHTHGFMDEWDRLRRAASDGGVKLREDGQPSNLTNG
- a CDS encoding DUF255 domain-containing protein; the encoded protein is MFRFSPNPNDAHRIHWHDWGPAAFERARDEGKPVMLFLGAFWCGVCQRMDETTLSHTEVIALLNAYFVPVRVEDAQRPDIDVRYNRNGWPTIVFMSAGGDYLAGINYLSATDFTDVLVRIHVGYQERGNDSETQSVAAASAGPDPPAPAPHHPSAEDPSPDPGALDRITENVWRLADPVHGGYEVDRKFPHCEVNEFLLLRYQATDDTRFLNHVRLTLYNMHQSKTHDPEGGFFRYSSKRDWSEPHHEKLLSDHAGLLDNALHVFELTRESFFRELAEELLDYLHRGFRDLSLPFFHGCRDYIRVTPGRDDPPGSLPHRDRGMFSITDPWMYTDANARAVRACLRAARTLGRQDCAEQALATLRLLLERSWDGSRGVAHYFDDAPRLRGLLADQVCMGRALIEGFETANEPLLRQRAEALAEFIRVHLRNPAGGYFDIAEKGPAYLHYPLTLITENGAAARFFLRLFDLTGKSEHRDAALWALKCFVGDFDDYGVHAAEYGTAVGEYMARTDPR
- a CDS encoding glycine/betaine/sarcosine/D-proline family reductase selenoprotein B, which translates into the protein MRIVHYLNQFFGGIGGEEQAGSPLRAMENAVGPGRLLEQTLGDGAAVVTTLVCGDNHAVEHQEELVAAVLDHVRNARADLFVAGPCFDAGRYGMAAGALCTAVQNEIGIPAITAMHEENPGVDLYRESLYIVDSGKNAANMKQVVQRMAGLARKRVAGEPIGLPAEEGYLTRGLIRDQFVDKTSAERLVDMVLAKVQARPFDTEMPVTAFEPVAKPRGVDDLAKAKVMLITDGGLVPKGNPDNIEGMAATRWGAYDIAGADDLAGEDYEISHGGYDPRFVQADPDRLVPLDALRQLEKEGVVGQVHGEFLSTSGLSNPLSNTRRLGREMAEKVKREGVDAVILTSTUGTSTRSGAAITTELEKAGVPVVQMTSALPIAKMVGSNRVVLGHGIVHVAGDASLPAEEEKALRRKLVEEALDSLRAEGGAD
- a CDS encoding PQQ-dependent sugar dehydrogenase gives rise to the protein MAAADTVEQTERHTVRVRILTRGLDHPWSLAFLPDGRMLVTERAGRLRYVAADGTLDPTPVSGLPEAVVERRQGGLHDVVLHPRFAENRLVYLAYAGRGPGGYGTELARGRLDGHRLTDVRVLFRALPKSFGGRHFGGRVVFDGKGHVFLTLGDRGSRPRAQDLGDHAGSVIRLTEDGGVPKDNPFLSVAGARPEIYTIGNRNIQGAAMNPWTGELWTHEHGPQGGDEINIIRAGVNYGWPVITYGRNYGIGTRIGEGTHKEGMAQPLHQWTPSIAPSGMAFYDGDKFPGWRGNLLVGALVFRLLARIELDGERVVREERILSRVLGRIRDVRVGPDGYVYILSDEQPGVLARLEPAGG